CGTCTCCTGGAATAAGGTGTGACAGCAGCACACTGCCCTGCAATATTTTGTCGCAGGTGCCATGTGATGCTAAATGAAACCTCCATAGTCAGTAATAATATGTCTGTGACTACCAGACAACAAGTGGAACAAGAGGAGATTATTACTGAGCACCTCAGCAGCCAACCTGTACTGGCTCAGATGGGCTTTGGTCCAACAAAGTGCAGAAAATTCTtatgtctttttgtttttcttctcctaaCGACAAAGCTATTTGATTGCAGAATTtttgtcattttctctctctctctctctcttttccttttccttttctttttttggcagggAAGACTGCCTTGGCAAAAGCGCCAGTGTGCATTTGCACATGGATAGCGCAGGCCTTAATCTAGGCCAAACGTGCTGGGCGGATTTTGACATTCACTGTGTCTGACAATCTAACGGTTTAGCCCCTGCAGTGATTCTTGTTCCAGTGTATTTAGAAGCAGAGCACGCTCCCTGCATGCCACATCTACCCTGACACAAGGCGGAGGAGATGGGGAGAGGTTGGAGGAAGGAGGTGCTTTTGTCTAGGTTTTAGACTTTACAAATACAGGACCAAAACTCGTCCTGTCATTCTTTGCAGGACAGAAGTAGAAGGGGATCTATTAAGCATTTACAGACATACAAGATGACAAACCTTACCCTGAAGGGCtttacagtattttttatttttaacctgaAAAGAAACACAGGGCAGAAAATAACATGCAACCAAAGTGATCGCAGAAGGCAATGATTCACAGCTTGTTATTTCAGTTAGAAACAAAACTCCACTTGCCATTGGGGAAGAGAATGGCAGAAGGAGACATGCCAAAATGGAAGTAGGCTAGGTAGACAATTCTGCTTGCCTTGGCTACTtgtttctccccctttcctttggCTATCCTTTCCCACTTCTCTGCCCATTTCTTTAGTGAGTTTCCTTTCTCCCAGATGGGACCTAGGACAGCTCAAGACATGAATTAAAACAAGGCACATGAGTTAAAAATTGGTAATAAAAAGTTAAACAATTAAAGAGCTGCCATACTAAGCCagcaatacttttaaaataatgtaatatcATTTAAAATGGGCAAGTCTCTGCCGTTTGTATCTCAAGCTGGAGTTGGCCTGATAGCTGAAAGGCATGCCATATTTCTTCACAGCAGACTACATCTTTACTCAACTTCTCatagaactatagaatcatagatcatagaaccACATAGTTGGAAgcgacctcaagggctatccagtcaaaccccctgccatgcaggaacacagaatcaaagcactcctgacagatagccatcccctctctttaaaaacctccgaataaagagactccatcacacttggATGCAAAGTCCGGTGCAAagagagcagcaaccaagcagccagtcaagcaatgactgagaagcctctcactcaCAACAAAGGTCGGTGTTACTGTAAATGTGGGCAGAATTAgttttgcaagaggctgggtaacctaAAGGACCACTGGTGCCTGTATATACCAAATGTGATTTGGCAAAGGATGTGCTACTGTGCtgatcttttaaaataaactctTTCTGGTTCCATTCATTAAGTTAGACAGAGACAAAAATGGTGCTCTGCTCCTTGCAATCTACAGCTGGACGCTTAGTGTAAAATAGGCTGATTTAGAGGTTTTGGGCCAGGTTGCACAGCACATAACAACTGTCCAAGAGACTGGAATGGCCAGAGAACTCAAGAGGAACAGCTGGATCCCACCGCATTTGCATCCTGAGTCATTTACCTCACTCTTCCTAATGGAAGGACTTGGCCTTAACTCAGTCAAGAACCAGAAAAAGAAGACATTTCATGAATgttcaggttttcttttaaacCTGGATAACCAGCTACCTCATCCAATGTctgaataattttattttcaaggTTCATAGCCACTCTTGTCCTCAGGTTCTAGCTAGAAGAGAGCCACATAACTGGGACAAAGTGGGCAGCTGAAAACAATTTGTAGGGATTGGGCAGCCCAGTGATATACTGCAAAGCCTGTAGAAGCACAGCACGTAGTACAGAgacagaatgagagagaaagaagccAGTCATCCGTGGAACATTAGCCCTATAGGCCAGCAGAGACACGACAGTGATGTCAACTGTAAAGGCAGCTGAGACTAGCAGACTTTGTGGAATTAGAATATGAAAAACAGGAGGGAGGGACCTTTTTTTAGTGTTCTCAACATACATTTTTGCCTGCAAAAATCCCCCTTTCATTCTGAAATGTGGCCCAAGAACAAAGGAACAAACATCCGTTCTCGTAAGATAGCTGGACCAATGGAGGGATGGACAAACTGAAGCTGTTTACCTAACAATTCATTTTGAGCCCTGCCTTTCTTCCTCAAAAAATAAAGGACTCAAAGCACCtaacaatacaaacaaataaaacaagtaTAATTAAAGCACAAAACAGATGAATTAAAACCCTAAACCAATTATAATATTTGACAGACAAAGATGGGAGTTGAACACTTGAATAAAGAGCTTACCAAGAAGAGTTTCAAGGTAATTCACAATACATACAAACGGAAGGGCTTTTGTAACCTTAGCCAAATGCCCTTCCTCAGTTGGCACTGGAAACCAGACAAATGCAAAAATGTGGGCTATTTCCTTTCATTCCTAGGGAAAACTGCAGGGGAATctgaatgaggatctgctgaacatGATGCAACACCCCTCACTGATCTGATGTCCCCAAACCATTGTGGTTGCCTTCTGTTTCCCTCAAAGAATCCCTTTCCAATCGCATTCCAAATACTCTTTTTCCACTGAGGACTTAGTCATTATTACCTAAAGAAAAGTGGAGGATCGGGGATCTCCACCAAGTATGTCAGTGTTATTGTAAATGTGGGCAGAATTAgttttgcaagaggctgggtaacctaTAGGACCACTgacacctgtgtataccagtaataCCTGAGGACAACTCCAgatttgggtgaattaagagggTTTTAATTTAGAAAAAACATAGAgtgcaaacacacatacagtgtgcccgcgccatacgcggccttgagcatacgcgctcaagccgcggggcgcgcacggggcggcgtgtcccattcaattgaatgggcgcacgcgcccgttgtgccccgtgCGCGCTCGCACCGCcgccgcacacaagccccattgtttccaatggggctcgagcataggcggaattcgccttacgcagtgggatccggaacggatcccccgtgtaaggcgaggacgcactgtacacaCATGATAGCtttcaaacagacacagcatttggagctaaccaaaatggaaagatGGAGATGGGACAGCAAAGTTTGAGGGGTTTAGAGGGCGATAATTACCTATCTGAAGAGTAGACCACAGAAAGTGGGAAGTGGCTAGGGCCTGAAGGCAACACAAAAAACACATGGGAAGCAGCCTGGGACGATCATACCTAAAAACTAACCTCTGGGGAAGGACTATGTTGTAAGGTAACAAAGGCTTGAAAACTGGCTTACTACTTCAGTGCAAAGAGGAAATTAAGAGGacttgggagaaggaaggagcaactAGTACATCCATTTACCCTTGCTTGGATCATCCACACGTCTTGGCTCTTCACTCCTTTACTTATGAGAACATCACCTGGTGTTCCAAAAGGTCACTGTGACCAATACGAACATGCTGACTCCAGatacaaaatatgaaaatacGAGGACCCCAAATACAGTGTGGAGTATGCAGGATGTGCTAGCAGTCctccccaatgaaattcatgtgaTGAAGGCACatgaatttatttttcacatGATATATGACTGCAGACCCACCACAGAGCTGTGAAGCCAAAAACACAACAGGGTAACATGGGGAACATACATGGTGAGAGGAATTAGGTGTGGGGTTATCCAAATCCTATCGATTTAAAAAGGTGGCCAATTAGAAGATgggaaacaaaaaggaaactACCAAAAGCTGTGCTTTCTAAGGTATCCTCTGGACAAaactgtacatagaatcatagaatggaattggaagagaccacaagggctatccattccaaccccttgccatgcaggaactctcaatcaaagcatacccaacagatggccatccagcctgtttgaagacctccaaggaaggagactccattgagggagtgtgttccagtgtcgaacagctattactgtcaggaaggtcctcctcatgttgaggtggagcttgcatccattgttatgggtcctgttctctggaacaacagaaaacaaacttgctccctcctcaatatgacatcccttcaagtatttaaacagggctatcatatcacctcttaaccttcttttctccaggctaagcaaaGGGAACCATTTTACTGCATTTTGCTGATACTTAAGATATATGAAGCTCTCCTGAACAATACTCACTGGTCCTGCACTTTTAATTCATGAAGATATTTGAATGAAGACAGGAACAATTAGCACTGGATATAAAGGCATATCTAATAAAATGTATCTGTCCATCATTTACAATTATTGTATTAAATGTACTGCTGTATTAATAATATCTGTATTAACAGAGATATCTGATCTATTTTCAAGAGTTACTCTTTTACATTAATAGccatatatatattgttgtgagATCTGTTAACTGGACTGATTAAATTGATGAGACTGACTTACTGGTCTTTCAGCCAATCTTTCACAAAAGGGATCTCGAAGAACTCAACGAATGGATCATCTTTCCTCTTTGCATTGTGGCTGAAAAGGGACGccataatatttaaaaaagataaaagtgaaAACAAAAGCCAAACACATTTACAGCAACCAAATAATAATCATGCATATTGAATTTTTGAATTTGTACTTACTTGTACAACCATTCAGTAAGAAAATCAAGGGCAataaattttgttctttttctctaAAAGACAGAAGAAGACATAAATGTGAAAAAAAACTGCAGAGGAACAACATGGGAATTATTTTATCATACCCTTCCTTCAAGGAGCTTGGATGTATTGCACTATTGAAGGTGTCAAAGCAGAGGCTAAACAGCCATTGTCAAGGATGCTATAATTGTATCTTGTCTGGCAGACCCTGCACTGAATAACTAGTTGGATTGGATCACTTCTCACAAATGCCTTTCAGCTTTATGATTCCAGACAGCTTTTCACGGTGCCTTCACCTCCCTCTGTCCTTACAAAACTTTGTGAAGTGAGGACCAGACTTGATGCTTGTTATAGCTGAGAGTTACAGAACTGATTTTTGTTTAACAAATAGTCACCGTGGAAATGCCTGTGTTGGATTTGGACTATGCAAAGCTTGCAAGAGTTACTTTTGTGGACTAAGGTAAATGGTAAAGGTATTctccgttgacaaggttgtcaagtcgtgtcagaccatagggggcagtgctatttatttatttatttatctatttatttcatttataccccaccttccgCCCTGAAGGGACACAAGGCATCTtacaaataaaatcattaaaattattataaaatataacaattaaaatgactATATATAAAATCTCCGTTACTAATCCGCAGAGCCCACGTCTTAGCAACTGTTTACTAACTGTAATCATGTGGCCggtatgactgcacagaatgctgtttaccttcccaccggagaGGTCATATGGCtggcatgactgcactgaacactgttaccttcccactgagaagtggtacctgtctatctacttgcatttgcatgcttttgaactgctaggttggcagaacctgggactagtgatgggagctcatcccatcatgcagcacctcaaactgccaaccttccgatcttgcCATAAACAAAGTCAGCTTCTTAAactcttggactacaactcttagaatGTCTAGTGATTAGGAAACACAAAAGACTGACCTCAAAACATTTTTCCTTCTTAGCTTGAAGTAATAATTCTGCAATCCCTGGAAGAAGCACGGGAAATATGTAGTGTTCTAAGAATTCTCTTGGAGAACCTGgacaaaaatgtttctgttttgagTAAataggctaaataaataaataaaatgtcaatGCAGTGATTCTGGTACTGTTCACACAAAATACCCAAACCAATATAAGCTGGACATGAGTTTGTATCCTTGCCTCTTCTTCCCTTGAAACCCTAAGCATGGCTCTGTTCCCTCCTTGGCTTTGGCAAATTATTGTTTGTTGTCTTGTCTCAGCAGTAGGCAGACGCTAGCAAATACACTTTTTTGGTGTCTAAGAGGCTAAATAGGCTGCCCAAAAGGGATGGTGTTGGAGTGGGGATGCGGCGACCACATGCCGCATGCCTCGCCTCCACCCCCAAGTTGTCATCATGCCGCCAACCAACTGCATGGAAGGCAgcattacagcactcctttggtacAGCATTTAGACGCCGCATTCCACAAGGAGCGCCAGAAAGTACCATTGCAGCAGCAAgggtccttggaggtctttaaacagaggctggatggccatctgtcatggatgctttgattgtgatttcctgcatggcagaatgggtttggactggatggctcatgtggtctcttccaactctacaattctattattctaaaggCAGCTTTTTGCCAACTCCAAAACGCAGAACGTCGCATTGGGGttgcggtgtgcagttgctgcagtttTGATCCAGCGCACAAAGGAGTGGTTTGATACCActcctttagggctgtctgtttaggcttgaagtcccagaattccctagccagcttggccactgGCCAGAAATTCTGGAACTTGTCatcaaaaaagtaatatttccaagctctggccacAGGTTGCCTCCTAATCAAAACTAATTTGAAATTGAGTTCAAACCATGATTTCCCATTCTGGTTTGGAGGTTTagacatttttcaatttttttaggCATTGCTATAAGAACTGTGATGAAGATCTGTACAGTATTTCAAAGTGTACCATTGTAACCAATGGGTTTAAGACTTCCCCAACATATTTTAACTGAACCTTTTAAGGGATTGAATATGAGATAGTCCATGGCAAAAGGACATGCTCTGCCAGTGAGTGGTGGTCCTTCTCATCTTGTCCTCATCCTGTCTACATAAAACCCTACTAGCCAAATAAACCCAGGCTACGATTTTGGATAACCTCCAGGGGAAGGGAGTTCTCTCATCATATTCAACTGCTACTTTGATATAGGAACCCTGCACACTTGGCCTTCAAAGAAAATGCATGGTTGACAACATGTGAGCTGTGGCAAGTTTGGCTTCCTTTGGAGTTGCTTTCCAGCTTACATGTCTTTAGATCTGGTAGCTCAGCAGCCGGTGGCAGGGAAAGGGCAGAGGGGGTCTTTTGAGGAAATCTTTCACCAGCAGTGGCCCCTTTATTCCAATCTTCATCCAAAACTGGAAAAACTCCAGGATCCCCAGGAACCTTAATGAGACAGATACCAGAGCATTAGCTCCTTTAagtataaataatacaaaatattgcACATGTAAGCACACATACTCCTGGGCATATAAGTGAACGTTCTACTTGAGGGGATGGCTATATGGGTCATCTCCCATGTGTCAAAATTAACTACTATccaattgaatcatagaatcataggactacagttggaagagtccacaaggtccatccagtccaacccattctgccatgcatccctgacagatggccatccaacctctgtttaaagacctccaaggaaggagactccactacactccaaggaaggagtttgttccactgtcgaacagcccttactgtcaagaaggacgtcctaatgttgagctggaatctcttttcctgtaacttggatccattggaaaagagattccacctaaacattaggaggaatgtcctgacagtaagagcagttcgacagtggaacacgctccttccttggaggctgatggagtctccttctttggaggtttctaaacagaggcttgttgagctggaatctcttttcttggagcttgcatccattgctttgggtcctagtctctggagctgcagaaaacaagctggaggGTCACAAATGGGAATACTTGATGGAAATGTTATCCTAAACATTCGAAGTACTCCTGGCTAGAttggattttaataataataataataataatttatttctattctgcctgaTCCTCACGGAATCAAAGCGGATTGCAAGGATATTGGATACAAAAAAATAACCATACAGTAAACATAAACCAAAATACAGAGCATAAATCTAATGTCTAAagcaaggaaaaacaaacacacacacacacacacatatataaatacaaagaacaaaatccacagtatctatgtaataaattaaaatataccctaACATAATTAATTTAACTAATATTAACTTTCCCATAGCAACACAAAATACAGTTTAATACAAATACTAGGACAATAATAGTCCAATAACAGCAGGAGGCCATAGTGTCATGGTCCCATACCTGGATGAGAAAGACAGGCTCCTGCTTTGGCTCCTGAAAGTGATCTAGTTTCGGTCCTAAATTGTCCGGATGGATCGGTTGCTCTGCTtcaaattctatttttttaagaaaagaaggggggaaataatgtATTGTTAATTTCAGAAACCCAAATACATCCTTTAAACTGCAATATTGTTGATATCTGGGATGAATTTTCATGGGTTCCAGTGCTTACTCTAGGAGGTTTTGTTTTCCTTGGAAGAAGGTTATTGGAAGCcgttcatagaattggaaaggcgggatataaattaaacaattaaaaaagatttaaattccTGGAAAATAGCCGTTGTTCTGCTATATTTGCATGTATTTGCTCATATGGTCCTGCATTAATACAATAGCAGGTGTCTGAATGCTGACTCatccgtagggttgccataattgtccactaaaacccgggacaaaatgtaggacaaaatctagaccaaactgtaggacaaccgCAGGACAAAACgcagcccaaaatggaggatgtttaaggtcctatattttgggctgagttttgccctacattttgtcctgggttttagtggacaataaTGGCAACCCTCCATCCATGCGACTCAGAACATTTCTTAACAGGCCgagtgcacactgcagaaataatccagtttgacaccgctttaacggccatgggtcaacactatggaattctgggaactgtagtttctcaTGGCactagagtgctctgacagagaaggctcaatgtctctcaaaactacagttcacagaattccctagcactgagccagggcagttaaagcggtgtcaaaccagattatctttccagtgtggacgcagccatcATCTTCACAACAGCTTCCAGTTTGTATAAACGTTTAATCACTTAAACCTCATTGGGATGGCTTtaaactgccttggttcagtgctggggggttctgggaattgtagtttattgtggcaccagagctctctctctgacagagaaggctaagtgcctcaataaactagttcccagaatgccttggcattgaggcagggcagttaaagcggtctcaaactggattatttctgcagtgtgagccagggcagttaaaagcagcTTGAAAGTGGGGTTATGTGGCCTGGAGACCTGCGCAGATGCGGTCCCAGAGGCTGGGAGGCACGGgctcctcagcagcagcagccatcaTGGAGGGCGGTTGCTAGGCAACCAAGGGCAGAGGCGCCTCAGACAGGCCTAGGCCGCAAAGCCTTTTCTCTTTCACTTCCGGGtcaagaagaagagcaggaggagggaggcgcTGTTTTGGAGGCTGCAAGGGAAGCCAGAGGGAAGGGAGCGCAGAGCCTGCGAAGAGGGACAAGGAGAGGTGAGTCAGGGAGAGTCAGacagtcatggaatcatagaactatagaatcatagagtcattaattctatgattccaaaagaagggccctgatccagtccaacccctttattctgccatgcaggaactcccaatcaaagcacccccattgacagagggccatccagcctttgcttaaagacct
This genomic stretch from Sceloporus undulatus isolate JIND9_A2432 ecotype Alabama chromosome 8, SceUnd_v1.1, whole genome shotgun sequence harbors:
- the IQCK gene encoding IQ domain-containing protein K; its protein translation is MMAAAAEEPVPPSLWDRICAEFEAEQPIHPDNLGPKLDHFQEPKQEPVFLIQVPGDPGVFPVLDEDWNKGATAGERFPQKTPSALSLPPAAELPDLKTCSPREFLEHYIFPVLLPGIAELLLQAKKEKCFERKRTKFIALDFLTEWLYNHNAKRKDDPFVEFFEIPFVKDWLKDHPRPPIALSLLLSEEEASNIIQSFWRGYRVRCEPEVQELRQWQKHLRETKNIFRRVREFWAKQEKKVGTKLEDSGQPSPQRSKFSVLEIFKKTEVMEFAPEVTTEVVQEQPSRLLGPSL